Proteins found in one archaeon genomic segment:
- a CDS encoding pyridoxal-phosphate dependent enzyme yields the protein MPKALKSVAREDFESPPSGVWRYRALLPEVPSEQIVTLGEGATPLLPSGRLGDELSLRSLFLKDETRNPTGSFMDRGATLLVSLALSAGVVSCSCMTTGNLGASLSAYCAKAGIASQVRISPTTDQGKLYQMIAFGAEVGVSSAPLTVERSSRRVLEVDAANPYFLEGEKTTCLEVVQEMKWAPPDAIVLPIGTGGHLTMVWRALEQLKEAGLTEGGQTRLIGARMAGATSRERPPNSRKTRGDPSNLTELEESDPILLEEAKRSVRASGGTTIDVTADETIRATSLLARSEGIFAEPASASAVACLHSARKVGALDRDETVVCVITGAGLKDTRVVSRIARAARSLPVRGAEPAPSQVGETKMTILRLLGRPGFGYDLWKELSSTRSITTASIYQHLEELEALQLVSRVGVTTVKGRNRVLYERTGKGSDFLKMAGKIGA from the coding sequence GTGCCAAAAGCGCTGAAGAGCGTTGCACGCGAGGACTTCGAGTCCCCGCCCTCCGGTGTCTGGAGGTACAGAGCGCTACTGCCAGAGGTTCCGTCCGAGCAAATCGTGACCCTGGGCGAGGGCGCGACTCCCCTGCTCCCGTCCGGGCGGCTGGGCGACGAACTTTCACTCCGCAGCCTCTTCCTCAAAGACGAGACCCGCAACCCGACGGGTTCGTTCATGGACCGGGGGGCTACGCTGCTGGTAAGCCTCGCGCTGAGCGCCGGGGTCGTCTCATGCTCCTGCATGACGACCGGCAACCTTGGGGCCTCTCTCTCTGCCTATTGCGCAAAGGCGGGGATCGCCTCGCAAGTGCGCATAAGCCCGACGACTGACCAAGGCAAGCTCTACCAGATGATAGCGTTTGGGGCGGAGGTCGGGGTCTCGTCCGCCCCCCTCACGGTCGAACGATCCTCCAGGAGAGTCCTTGAGGTCGACGCGGCCAACCCATACTTCCTCGAGGGAGAGAAGACAACCTGCCTTGAGGTCGTCCAGGAAATGAAGTGGGCGCCGCCAGACGCGATTGTCCTCCCAATCGGGACGGGCGGCCACCTGACCATGGTGTGGAGGGCCCTCGAGCAGCTCAAGGAGGCGGGGCTCACGGAGGGCGGTCAGACCCGGCTCATCGGCGCGCGCATGGCCGGGGCCACTTCTAGGGAAAGGCCTCCGAACTCAAGGAAGACCCGGGGCGACCCGAGCAACCTCACCGAACTCGAGGAGTCTGACCCAATACTGCTCGAGGAGGCCAAGAGGTCGGTGAGGGCCTCAGGAGGGACCACCATCGACGTGACTGCAGACGAGACGATACGAGCCACCAGCCTACTTGCCCGCAGCGAGGGGATCTTCGCGGAGCCCGCCTCCGCCTCCGCCGTGGCCTGCCTTCACTCAGCAAGGAAGGTGGGGGCGCTCGACAGGGACGAGACTGTGGTCTGCGTAATCACTGGTGCGGGCTTGAAGGACACCCGAGTCGTCTCCAGGATCGCTAGGGCGGCACGCTCCCTCCCGGTCCGCGGCGCGGAACCGGCTCCTTCCCAGGTGGGCGAGACCAAGATGACCATCCTCAGGCTCCTCGGGCGCCCCGGCTTCGGCTACGACCTCTGGAAGGAGCTCTCCTCCACCAGGTCGATCACGACCGCAAGCATCTACCAGCACCTTGAGGAGCTCGAAGCCCTTCAACTGGTCTCGAGAGTGGGGG
- a CDS encoding ECF transporter S component — MGAQLSESQRRSNSVTVAGAAVFTAFVAAATALFAVNLPLGYFNVGEIMVYTSALLMGPYVGFFAGGFGSMIADLATGYPQYAAGTFVIKGAEGFIVGFLSTRVFSRLSRTEWRATTIATGVIVSVLLGYVGVTYLSGSFSIALGGTLYVPWFLGGNWSVPAYQVDLDVPAYFWAGLAALVLAVLTVVATRSAGGTGKMALAVLVGGAEMVAGYFLYETYALQLGSYPPTEVPFNIAQALVGLIVAVPLVRSAKKVAGRRGARPRGSVP, encoded by the coding sequence TTGGGCGCCCAGCTATCGGAGAGTCAGCGAAGGTCCAACAGCGTCACAGTCGCGGGAGCCGCAGTCTTCACTGCCTTTGTCGCCGCAGCGACCGCCCTCTTTGCGGTAAACCTACCGCTAGGCTACTTCAATGTCGGCGAGATTATGGTCTACACTTCGGCGCTGTTGATGGGGCCCTATGTTGGGTTCTTTGCGGGCGGGTTCGGGTCCATGATTGCGGACCTCGCGACTGGATATCCACAGTATGCCGCCGGCACCTTCGTAATCAAGGGAGCCGAGGGGTTCATCGTGGGCTTCCTGTCCACGAGGGTCTTCTCGAGGCTCTCGAGGACCGAGTGGAGGGCGACCACAATCGCGACGGGCGTGATCGTCTCGGTCCTGCTGGGGTACGTCGGTGTCACTTACCTGTCGGGCAGCTTTTCGATAGCCTTGGGCGGAACTCTGTACGTCCCCTGGTTCCTGGGCGGCAACTGGAGCGTCCCGGCCTATCAGGTCGACTTGGACGTACCGGCCTACTTCTGGGCGGGCCTAGCCGCTCTTGTCCTTGCTGTGCTCACAGTCGTGGCGACCCGGAGCGCGGGAGGGACGGGGAAGATGGCGCTTGCTGTACTTGTAGGAGGGGCAGAGATGGTCGCGGGGTACTTCCTTTATGAGACGTACGCGTTGCAGCTGGGTAGCTACCCGCCCACAGAGGTCCCTTTCAACATCGCCCAGGCCCTCGTGGGGCTCATAGTGGCGGTGCCTCTTGTGAGGAGCGCGAAGAAGGTGGCGGGGCGCCGGGGGGCAAGGCCCCGGGGTTCAGTACCGTAG
- a CDS encoding DNA topoisomerase I: MSAYWETLSHNGVNFPEEYVPSGLTIKVNGAEAQLTPLAEEMAYHLAKKKDTPYIQDPVFTSNFMKDFSKLLPPAYRRATYSEVDFSRFFNQVDQERADKESMSKEKKKSLAAKRKNSREALKARYGRATVDGKEVEIANWMVEPPGLFMGRGQHPLRGSWKPRVTQDDVILNLDEKTTAPAGKWKQVVHDHNSMWMAKWVDKLTEKEKYVWLHETSPIQQSRNMAKYDKAQAVGKNLDRIRSKIEEGLESNDEVAAQVATVCYLIDRLGMRVGDEKDEDEADTVGASTLRVEHVQIDGPTVEFKFLGKDSVPWLKKDTPPPAVVRNLKRLTSGKSQDAEVFHHVSSQMVNQFLSSIVPGLSAKVFRTYHATATADEVLHSKNFSHAEDLDKLYHAKEANLAAAVFCNHQRTPPKTWEQSLEKKKERLELARASGSEARAQKLEREVDFYVRTKNYNLNTSMKNYIDPRVYKKWCDEVGLEWAKVYSKSLQKKFSWVSPEDAVSEPGVGVSPPASGAKHSP, encoded by the coding sequence ATGAGTGCCTACTGGGAGACGCTCTCCCACAACGGAGTCAATTTTCCCGAGGAGTACGTGCCGTCAGGCCTGACCATCAAGGTCAACGGGGCCGAGGCGCAGCTCACTCCTCTCGCCGAGGAGATGGCGTACCACCTCGCCAAAAAGAAGGACACCCCCTACATCCAGGACCCGGTCTTCACGTCCAACTTCATGAAGGACTTCTCCAAGCTCCTCCCTCCTGCGTACAGGCGGGCAACGTACTCGGAGGTCGACTTCTCCCGGTTCTTCAATCAGGTCGACCAGGAGAGGGCCGACAAGGAGTCGATGTCGAAGGAGAAGAAGAAGTCTTTGGCAGCGAAGCGCAAGAACAGTAGGGAGGCCCTGAAGGCGCGCTACGGCAGGGCAACGGTCGACGGCAAGGAGGTCGAGATCGCCAACTGGATGGTTGAGCCTCCGGGCCTCTTCATGGGGCGGGGCCAGCACCCGCTGAGGGGGAGTTGGAAGCCGAGGGTCACTCAGGATGACGTCATCCTCAACCTTGACGAGAAGACGACGGCCCCGGCGGGGAAGTGGAAGCAGGTGGTCCACGACCACAATTCGATGTGGATGGCGAAGTGGGTCGACAAGCTGACCGAGAAAGAAAAGTACGTTTGGCTCCACGAGACCTCTCCCATCCAGCAGTCCCGGAACATGGCGAAGTACGACAAGGCCCAGGCGGTGGGGAAGAACCTCGACAGGATTCGCTCCAAGATCGAGGAGGGACTCGAGTCCAATGACGAGGTCGCCGCCCAGGTCGCTACGGTGTGCTATCTGATCGACAGGCTTGGGATGAGGGTCGGCGACGAGAAGGACGAGGACGAGGCCGACACGGTCGGCGCCTCGACCCTCAGGGTCGAGCACGTGCAGATCGACGGGCCCACGGTCGAGTTCAAGTTCCTAGGCAAGGACTCCGTCCCCTGGCTCAAGAAGGACACTCCTCCCCCTGCAGTAGTAAGGAACCTCAAGAGGCTCACCTCCGGCAAGAGCCAGGACGCCGAAGTCTTCCACCACGTAAGCTCGCAGATGGTCAACCAGTTCCTCTCCTCGATCGTCCCGGGCCTCTCCGCCAAGGTCTTCCGCACCTATCACGCCACCGCGACCGCTGATGAAGTCCTCCACTCCAAGAATTTCAGCCATGCGGAGGACCTCGACAAGCTCTATCACGCAAAGGAAGCAAACCTCGCGGCTGCGGTCTTCTGCAATCACCAGCGGACTCCACCCAAGACGTGGGAGCAGTCCCTGGAGAAGAAGAAGGAGCGCCTCGAACTAGCGAGGGCGTCGGGCAGCGAAGCGAGAGCCCAGAAGCTCGAGAGGGAGGTCGACTTCTACGTCAGGACCAAGAACTACAACCTCAACACTTCGATGAAGAACTACATCGACCCGCGCGTCTACAAGAAGTGGTGCGACGAAGTAGGCCTGGAGTGGGCGAAGGTGTACAGCAAGTCCCTCCAGAAGAAATTCTCATGGGTCTCGCCTGAGGACGCCGTCTCTGAACCGGGGGTCGGGGTTTCACCTCCGGCCAGCGGCGCGAAGCACTCTCCATAA
- a CDS encoding PAC2 family protein — translation MWIDFEKTDGVQLNAPAIVVAVSTSMPQYRALYSQAREVATYMLAKMKFERIATLRSSSFPPEVLVRDEGISSLPSCGFHLHRGKRDIVLFAGDTSPMEDQYEFAQFLLGYAQELGVKDLFSIGARWAENPVPAEAEPQLSGFATDEEGVRKLADKGIRILKEEPAPFFSSMIVALAKERSMLGYKLSVDHGEPSPHPRSVAKILGALAGLAGFEVELKELSPKAGASASEGKRPERGIYQ, via the coding sequence ATGTGGATTGATTTTGAAAAGACGGACGGAGTCCAGCTCAACGCGCCGGCAATAGTCGTCGCCGTCTCGACTTCAATGCCCCAATACAGGGCGCTGTACTCCCAGGCGCGAGAAGTCGCAACGTACATGCTTGCCAAGATGAAGTTCGAGAGGATCGCGACCCTCCGCTCCTCCTCCTTTCCGCCTGAGGTGCTCGTCAGGGACGAAGGGATCTCGTCTCTTCCGAGCTGCGGCTTCCACCTCCACAGGGGGAAGAGGGACATCGTGCTATTCGCAGGGGACACGAGCCCGATGGAGGACCAGTACGAGTTCGCTCAGTTCCTCCTAGGCTACGCCCAAGAGTTGGGAGTCAAGGACCTGTTCTCTATCGGCGCAAGGTGGGCTGAGAATCCCGTCCCAGCAGAGGCGGAACCGCAACTGAGCGGGTTCGCGACCGACGAGGAAGGAGTGAGAAAGCTCGCGGACAAGGGGATAAGGATACTCAAGGAGGAACCTGCGCCCTTCTTCTCCTCTATGATCGTCGCCCTTGCAAAGGAGAGGAGCATGCTCGGGTACAAACTCTCGGTCGACCACGGTGAGCCCAGTCCCCACCCAAGGTCGGTCGCCAAGATCCTCGGAGCCCTTGCGGGCCTGGCAGGGTTCGAAGTGGAGCTGAAGGAGCTCAGTCCCAAGGCGGGAGCTTCGGCCTCGGAGGGGAAGCGCCCCGAAAGGGGAATCTATCAGTAG
- a CDS encoding M48 family metalloprotease, translated as MPPVLGRRPASFEGGILKGRFTVRAKDKRFRRLLRDAVLRPPKEFQGISSVKAVALSNHPTKSVVGLTRYSEVRLLMVLSKPRQTITFYSDLMNALSDRAAEAVIAHELAHAWLNEHKRPEESREREAEADALARKWGFGEELAALDREAETLS; from the coding sequence TTGCCACCCGTCCTCGGACGGAGGCCCGCCTCCTTCGAAGGGGGGATACTCAAGGGCCGATTCACGGTCAGAGCAAAGGACAAGCGGTTCCGACGCCTCCTGAGGGACGCCGTATTACGCCCCCCGAAGGAGTTCCAAGGAATCAGCTCAGTCAAGGCCGTCGCCCTCTCCAACCACCCGACCAAAAGTGTGGTCGGCCTCACGCGCTACTCCGAGGTGAGGCTCCTGATGGTCCTCTCCAAGCCGAGGCAGACGATCACATTCTACTCCGACCTGATGAACGCGCTCTCTGACAGGGCTGCGGAGGCGGTGATAGCCCACGAGCTCGCCCACGCGTGGCTCAACGAACACAAGCGCCCCGAAGAGTCTCGGGAAAGGGAGGCCGAGGCGGACGCCTTGGCGAGGAAGTGGGGTTTCGGCGAGGAGCTCGCGGCACTCGACCGCGAAGCGGAGACGTTGTCCTAG